Proteins from a genomic interval of Hydrogenophaga sp. PAMC20947:
- a CDS encoding DUF924 family protein, whose protein sequence is MTHPASHLPPVAAEVLHYWLADGLEGDWPSTPLDKRWFGGGVEQDVEIDAQFGSLVAAALDGDLVDWEHSPLTRLALVIVLDQFTRNVYRGKAQAFKGDVRAQKLVLQALALEQDQELPRAGRVFLYMPLMHAENRALQDECVSRFEALVNGSPPALSETLQGNLRFAREHREIIQRFGRFPYRNGVLGRKSTPEEIEFLKSGPRFGQ, encoded by the coding sequence CCGTTGCCGCCGAAGTGCTCCACTACTGGCTGGCAGACGGCCTTGAAGGCGACTGGCCCAGTACCCCGCTGGACAAACGCTGGTTCGGCGGCGGTGTCGAACAAGACGTTGAAATCGACGCGCAGTTCGGCTCGCTGGTGGCCGCAGCCCTGGATGGCGATCTGGTCGACTGGGAGCACAGCCCGCTCACCCGGCTGGCCCTGGTGATCGTGCTCGACCAGTTCACGCGCAACGTCTACCGCGGCAAGGCCCAGGCTTTCAAAGGCGATGTGCGGGCGCAAAAGCTGGTGTTGCAGGCCCTGGCGTTGGAACAGGACCAGGAACTGCCCCGCGCGGGCCGTGTGTTTTTGTACATGCCGCTGATGCACGCCGAAAACCGGGCCTTGCAAGACGAATGCGTGAGCCGGTTTGAAGCCCTGGTCAACGGCAGTCCACCCGCGCTGAGCGAAACCCTGCAAGGCAATTTGCGCTTCGCCCGGGAACACCGCGAGATCATCCAGCGCTTTGGCCGCTTCCCTTACCGCAACGGGGTGCTGGGCCGCAAGAGCACCCCTGAGGAAATCGAGTTTTTGAAAAGCGGGCCGCGCTTCGGTCAGTGA